The Mycobacterium avium subsp. avium genomic sequence GCAGCTGGAATTCAACGTGGCCGCCGCCGACATCGAGCTGCCCGCCGAGTCGCGGGACGCGCTCACCGACGCGGCGCTGGCCTTCCGGCCCACGTCGGCCGCGCGGTTCCTGACCGACCTGGCCCGGGAGCGGATCCCCGGCCGGGGCTAGCTCTGGCTTACGACTGACTCAGGACTGATTGGCCTCGGCGAACGCGGCCTGGCTGGCAGGCGCGCCGCGCGCCACCACCAGCGGCATCGAGGTCGAGGCGTTGGTGCGCAGGATGGTGTGCACCACGTCGATGAGGTCCTCCACCGGCATCAGCTTGCCGGGCATGCAGCCGCGCGACGACCACAGCGGAACCGCCTTCATCGCCAGATCCATGTCCCAGCCCTGGTTCATGCCGGTCTGCCCGTCGCCCTCGCCGCCCGCGCACTCCCCGACGATCAGGCAGGTGAAGCCGATGTCGGGGTGTTCGGCCCGCCACGCTTCGACCAGGCGCTCCAGCGCGGCCTTGCTGACGCCGTAGGCGCCCAGCCCCGGCCACGGCGGCCCGAACGCGCCGGCGTCCGACGACAGGTACACCGCCTTGCCGGCCGAGGCGCTCAGGTGCGGCACCGCGGCGGCGGTGACCAGCGACGCGCCGATGACGTTGGTGTCGAAGATGCGCCGCCAGGTGTCGGCGTCGGTGTCCACCATGCGCACCAGCGGGCCCACCGCGGGGGTGTAGACGATGTTGTCGATCCCGCCCAGCGCGTCGGCGGCCTCGCCGATCGCCGAGGCGCAGGACGCCTGGTCGGTGACATCGCACTCGATGGCGACCGCACCCGGGCCGGCGTCCGCGGCCGCGGCCTCGATGCGCTGCCGGCGCCGGGCCAGCAGCGCCACCCGGTCGCCGCGCTGCGCCAGACCGACCCCGATGCAGCGCCCCAACCCGCTGGAGGCGCCGACCACCACTGTCCTTGACATATTCGCCCTCTCTTGTAACGAGCCCGCTGCAGCCACAGCGTATCGGGCGGCGGCGCGCTACGTGACGTTCGGGCGGATTCGTGTCAAGGTGCTCAGCCGCCGTCGGGTGCCCGCAGCACCACCGCGGTGTGGGCGTCGACGTTGAGCACGCCGGCACCGGGCACCTCGTCGGCTGGCGTGGTCTCCTCCGGCCCGGTGTACACCACGACCTGCCATGATGCACCGAATTCCTTTGGCGGAAGGGTGAATTCGATGGACTCGTGGTGGGCGTTGAAGCACAGCAGGAACGGGTCGTCCAGCAGCCGTTGACCGCGGGCGTCGCGGTCGGGGATGCCGTGGCCGTTGAGGAACACCGTGACGGACTTGGCGAAATTGGCGCCCCAATCCTCGTCGGTCATCTCGGTGCCGTCGGGGGTGAACCAGGCGATGTCGCGCAGCCCGTCCTGGCCGCGCCGGCCCACCGGCTTGCCGGAGAAGAACCGGCGCCGGCGGAACACCGCGTGCTCGGCGCGCAGCGCCGACACCACCCGGGTGAAGGCCAGCAGGTCCACGTCCGCGTTGGCCCAGTCGATCCAGGTGAGCTCGTTGTCCTGGCAGTAGCCGTTGTTGTTGCCGTTCTGGGTGCGGCCCAGCTCGTCGCCGTGGCAGATCATCGGCACGCCCTGCGACAGCAGCAGCGTGGTCAGGAAATTGCGCTGCTGGCGGGCCCGCAGCGCGTTGACCTGCTCGTCGTCGGTCGGTCCCTCGGCGCCGCAGTTCCAGGACCGGTTGTGGCTCTCGCCGTCGTTGTTGTCCTCGCCGTTGGCCTCGTTGTGCTTCTCGTTGTAGGACACCAGGTCACGCAGCGTGAACCCATCGTGGGCGGTGACGAAGTTGATCGAGGCGACCGGCCGGCGCCCGGTGTGTTCGTACAGGTCGGCCGAACCGGACAGCCGGTAGGCGAACTCGTCGAGGGTGGCGGGTTCGCCGCGCCAGAAGTCGCGGACGGTGTCGCGGTACTTGCCGTTCCACTCCGTCCACTGCGGCGGGAAGTTGCCCACCTGGTAGCCGCCCGGCCCGACGTCCCACGGTTCGGCGATCAGCTTGACCTGGCTGACCGTCGGATCCTGTTGCACCAGTTCGAAAAACGTCGCCAGCCGGTCGACGTCGTAGAACTCGCGGGCCAGGGTGGCGGCCAGGTCGAAGCGGAATCCGTCGACGTGCATCTCGGTCACCCAGTAGCGCAGCGAGTCCATGATCAGCTGCAGAGCGTGCGGGTGCCCGACGTTGAGGCTGTTGCCGGTGCCGGTGTAGTCCATGTAGTACCGCTTGTCGTCGTCGACCAGCCGGTAGTAGGCGGCGTTGTCGATGCCGCGCATCGACAGGGTGGGGCCCAGGTGATTGCCCTCGGCGGTGTGGTTGTAGACCACGTCGAGGATGACCTCGATGCCGGCCTCGTGCAGCGAGCGCACCATGGCCTTGAACTCCTGCACCTGCCCGCCCGGCGTGGCGGCGCTGGAGTATTTCGTGTCCGGGGCGAAGAAGCCGATGGTGTTGTAGCCCCAGTAGTTGGACAGGCCCTTCTCGATCAGGGTGGAGTCGTTGGCGAAGTGATGCACCGGCATCAGTTCGATCGCGGTGACCCCGATGCTCTGCAGGTGCTCGATGATCACCGGGTGCGCCACCGCGCCGTAGCTGCCGCGCATCTGTTCGGGGATGTCGGGGTGGGTCTGGGTGAGGCCCTTGACGTGCGCCTCGTAGACGACGGTGTCGGCGTAGTGGTGGTCCGGCGGGCGGTCGTTGCCCCAGTCGAAGTACGGGTTGATCACCACCGACTTGGGCATGCTGGGCGCCGAGTCGTCGTCGTTGCGGCTGTCCGGGTCACCGAAGTTGTAGCCGAACAGCGACTGGTTCCACTCGAAGGTGCCGTCGATGGCCTTCGAATACGGGTCCAGCAGCAGCTTGTTCGGGTTGCACCGCTGCCCGGCCGCCGGGTCGTAGGGGCCGTGTACCCGATACCCGTAGCGCTGCCCCGGTTCGATGCCGGGGATGTAGGCGTGCCAGACGAAGCCGTCGACCTCGGGCAGCGCCACCCGGCTCTCGGTGCCGTCGCCGTCGAACAGGCACAACTCGACCCGCTCGGCCACCTCGCTGAACACGGCGAAGTTGGTGCCGGCGCCGTCGTAGCTGGCGCCCAGCGGGTAGGCCTTGCCAGGCCACACCTCTCCGGTGGGCGTGGGAGCGGCAGCCTTTGCAGAGGTCATGGCGCATTCAATACCCTGCCGGTCCGCCCGTCAAACTCGGGCGCCCGTGGCGGCGTTGCCGGTGAGAAGCGGAATGCGTTGCCGCAGAAGCGATCACGGCTTGAGTATGACTTTGACCGCTCCGTCCTGCTTCTTCTGGAAGATCTCATAGGCGTGCGGGGCCCGCTCCAGCGGCAGCACGTGGGTGGCGAAGTCGTCCACGCCCAGCGGATCGTCGTCGGTGAGCAGCGGCATGATGTCGTCGACCCAGCGCTTGACGTTGGCCTGCCCCATCCGCAGCGTCACCTGCTTGTCGAACAGGGTGAGCATCGGCAGCGGGTCGGCCATCCCGCCGTACACCCCGATCAGCGAGATCGTGCCGCCGCGCCGCACGGCATCGATCGCCGAGTACAGCGCCGACAGCCGGTCCACGCCCGCGGTCTGCATCAGCCGCTTGCCGAGCGCGTCCGGCAGCACGCCGGCCACCTGCTGGGCCAGCTTGGCCGCCGGCGAGCCGTGCGCCTCCATGCCCACCGCGTCGATCACCGAGTCGGCGCCGCGGCCGTCGGTCAGGTCCCGGATCGCGTCACCGAGCCCGGCGTCCAGCCGTGCCAGGTCGATGGTGTGGATTCCGCGTTGCGCGGCCCGGCCCAGCCGCTCGGGCACCAGGTCGACCGCGATGACCCGGTAGCCGAGGTGATCGGCGATGCGGGCGGCCATGTCGCCGATCGGCCCCAGGCCGAGCACCGCGACCGTGCCGCCATCGGGGATGTCGGCGTAGGCCACCGCCTGCCACGCGGTGGGCAGCACGTCGGAGAGGTAGACGAACCGCGAATCCGGCGGTCCCACAGGCACTTTGATGTGGGTGAACTGGGCCTGCGGCACCCGCAGCAGCTCGGCCTGCCCGCCGGGGACTTCACCGTAGAGCTCGGAATAGCCGAACAGCGCCGCCCCCATGCCCTGGTCGCGCACCTGGGTGGTCTCGCACTGGGTGTACAGCTGCTGGCCGCACATGTAGCAACTGCCGCAACAGATTTGGAAGGGGATGACCACGCGGTCGCCGACGCGCAGGTCGCCTGTTTCGGTGCCGACCTCGCGCACGACGCCCATCGGTTCGTGCCCCAGGATGTCCCCGGGCTTCATGAAAGCCCCGAGGATCTCGTAGAGGTGCAGATCCGAACCGCAGATGTTGGTCGAGGTGACCTCGATGATCGCGTCGGTGGGCTGCTCGATCTTGGGATCGGGCACCGAGTCCACCCGCACATCGCGTTTGCCGTGCCACGTGACAGCCTTCATGCCGGGGGCGCATACCCGCCCGCTCGGCGCCGAAACGGCAGCCGCGGTTGAGCCCGCGCAGCGCGGGTACCACCCGTCGTCGGGGTGCTGACCCACAACGCCGACGACGACTACGAGCTGGGCGAGCGGCTGATCGCACAGCACCGGCCGGCGCCGGTGGCGATGGGCTAGCGCCGGCGCTGCTTGAGCGGGTGTTCGCTGTCGATGAGTGCGGCCGCGATGTCGACCACCCGGGTGTTGGACTGCTGCGAGAGCCGGGTGAGCAGCTCGAAGGCTTCCACCGCGTCGAGGTCGAAGCGCTCCATGATCACGCCCTTGGCCTGCCCGATGATGTCGCGGGAGGCCAGGGCGCTGCGGAACTGGTCCTGGCGGCGCATCATCGACCAGGCCAGGGCGATGTGGGTGGCGTAGACGGTGCCGAGCTCGACCGACTCCTCGGTGAACGCGTGCGGCGGGTCGGCATAGAAGTTGAGGGCGGCCATGCTGGTGCGGTCGACGAACAGCTCGAACGACAGGATGGAGCGGATCGGGGTCTGCTCGAGCGCGTGCCGCCGGTAGCGCTGCCAGCGCTGTTCGGCGGCCAGGTCGGCGATGTGCATGACGTGGTGTTCCCAGGCCGCGGCCAGGCACGGCCCCTCGCCGTACTTGTTCTGGCGTCCAGCACCATCGGGTAGCGATGCGTGGCCGCCACGCTGTTGACCGATTTGCTCTTCTCGGCCAGGGTGATCCCCGCGTACTGGGAGCCGGTGACGTGGTGGACGCCGTTGTCGATGAGTTCGTGCAGCCCGGCCGCGGTGTCGCTGTTCTCCCGCTCCAAACTGGTCACCAGCTCCACCAGCTGAGTGACGATCGTGGTGCTGGCCTCGCGCATCACATCACCCCCGGAGCCGTCTGGCGGCAAGGCCCTTCCCTGCCGGCATCACGGGAGGCATTGACATTTTCGTGGCTGCCAACACCCACCCCAGAAGTCTATGAGCCAGACAACGAAGCGCAAGGCCGGATAACGAAACGGGCGGCCGGGCGGCGCCCCGGAAACGACGGCCCAGCCGGGCCGGCCGGGCCGCGCGGCCGCGCCCGACGGCGACCTCCGCCCCGGCCGCCGGTCCGAAATCATTGCTGCTCAACGGGTTTCACCGGGGGCCGGTCGCGGCCCGATCGCGCACGGGCTCCGACCCGGCCGGCCGGCGCCTACACTCGGGGCGGTGACCTCCATTGTGATCGTGGGAAGCGGCTTCACCGGATTCACCTGCGCCCGCCGGCTGGCCAAAACGCTGCGCCGGGCGCCGGTGGACATCACGATGATCTCCCCCGTCGACTACATGCTGTACACACCGTTGCTGCCCGACGTCGCCGGCGGGGTGGTCGACGCGCGGTTCGTCGCTGTGCCGCTGGCCAATTCGCTGCGCGGCGTGCACGCCGTGCGCGGCCGGGTGGACGCGGTCGACTTCGCCGGACGCACGCTGACCTACCGCGACCCCGAGGAACGCAGCCATTCCATGTCCTGGGACCGGCTGGTGCTCACGCCGGGATCGGTCACCAAGCTGTTCGACGTCCCGGGGCTGGCCCGGCATGCCCGCGGGTTGAAAACCACCGCCGAGGCGCTGTATCTGCGGGACCACTTCGTCGAACAACTGGAGCTGGCCAACATCGAGGACGACCCCCGAGTGGCGGCGGCCCGGCGCACCGTCGTGGTGGTCGGCGCGTCGTATTCGGGCACCGAACTGGTGGCGCAGCTGCGGGCGCTGGCCGACGCGGCGGCCCGGCAGATGGGCTTTGATCCCGGCGCGGTGCGGTTCCTGCTGCTGGACCTGGCCGAGCAGGTGATGCCCGAGGTGGGCAAGAAGCTGGGCGACGCCGCGCTGAAGGTGCTGCGCCGCCGCGGCATCGACGTCCGGCTCGGCACCACCCTCAAGGAGGCGCACGCGGATCACGTTGTGCTCAGCGATGATTCGCGGATCGACACGCACACCATCGCCTGGGTGACCGGGGTGACCGGCGCGCCGCTGATCCAGGACCTGGGGCTGCCGACCGAGAAGGGCCGGCTGAAGGTGCAGCCCGATCTGCAGGTCCCCGGCCATCCCGGCGTGTTCGCGGCCGGGGACGCCGCCGCGGTTCCCGACCTCACCCAGCCCGGCAAGATCACCCGGCCGACCGCCCAGCACGCGACCCGGCAGGGCAAGGTGCTGGCCCGCAACGTGGCCGCCAGCCTGGGTCACGGCAGCGCCAAGGAATACAAGCACCGCAACCTGGGTCTGGTGGTCGACCTCGGACCGCGTTACGCGGTGGCCAACCCGCTCAACATTCACTTGTCGGGGCTGCCCGCCAAGGCCGTCACCCGCGGCTATCACCTGTATGCGATTCCGCGCGGCGTGAACCGGTGGGCGGTGTCGCTGGCCTACCTCACCGACGCGCTGTTCGCCCGCTCCGTCGTATCCATCGGGCTGTCCTCCGAGGACGACGCGCAATTCACCGCCAGCGAGGGCATTCCGATGCCGAAGACGGGCTGAGCGCGCGACGGCTCAGCCCTGCGCCGCCTGCTGCGCGATCGCGTAGCCGAGCTGAAGAAAGTCCGCACCGGTCAGCGCGCTGAACACGCCCGCGACCAGCCGGGTGTAGCGCGGCGCGAACACCAGGCCGATGGCGAACCCGGTGGCAACCCACATGTCCAGGCAGAACGGGCAGGTCAGCAGCTCGCCCAGGCTGTGCCGCAGCTGGCTCTGCTCGCGGACCTCCTCCTGCACCTCGGCCGGGCCGCCGGTGCCCGCGTAGTGGGTGAACGGCGCGCGCAGCGGGCTGGTCACCGCGTCCTTGGTCAGGGTGCGCGACAGCTTGTGGGTGCCCAGGGTGAGGATCAGCAGGTCCTGGGCGCGCCATCGGGTCGGCAGGCTGCGGCCACTGGCCAGGGCGGCCAGCGTCGCGGCCGTCACCACCAGGCCGTAGACGACCAGCACCGCCAGGTAGCCGCCCAGCGGGCGGGGATTGTCGCCGCGGTAGGCCTGCGCTTCGCGCCGCGCACCGTCGACCACCTGGGCGCCGGTGTCGGCCAACTCACCCATCGCTTCACCTCGAGGCTTGGAAGGCATAGCCCGTCGGGTACCCGGACTCGACCGGCGCAACCCGGGACGGCGGCTCAGCCGGTGGCCGCGTCGCCGTCGGCGGTCTTCGCGGCTTCCCGCAACGCTCGGTTGGTCGACCGCAGGTCGGTGTTGGCCGCCGACAGCGTGGCGTTGTCGTCCTCCAGGGCGAGGATGCGGGCCACGCCGGCCAGGTTGACCCCGGCGTCGACCAGCTTGCTGATCCGCTTGAGCCGGGCCAGGTCGTCGGCGCTGTACCGGCGGGTTCCGCCCCGGCTTCGGGCCGGTGTGACCAGGCCGTGGCGTTCGTAGAGCCGCAGCGACTGCACCGCGATCCCGGACAGCTCGGCGGCCACCGAGATGCCGTAAACACCCTGGTCGGACGCCGGAGCACCCGCGTTGCCGCGGCGGTCGGCCATCGCGCATCTCCCTCGCTCATGCCCTGATAACGCCCAGAAAATCTGTTTAGCACAGTTGCGTCATATTGTCGAGGATGATATATCAAATCTATATTGTTGAACATAGAAAACCACATACACGTCACCTAGATCACACTGAGGGGTGAACATCATGCTGATGCGTTCGGACCCGTTCCGCGAACTCGACCGACTGACCAACCAGGTCCTGGGCACCGCCACCCGGCCGGCGGTGATGCCGATGGACGCCTGGCGGGAAGGCGAGCACTTCGTGGTCGAATTCGACCTGCCCGGTATCGATGCCGAGTCGCTCGACATCGACATCGAGCGCAATGTGTTGACCGTGCGCGCCGAACGGCCGGCCCTCGACCCCAACCGCGAGATGCTGGCCACCGAGCGGCCGCGCGGCGTGTTCAGCCGCGAGCTGGTGCTCGGCGACAACCTCGACACCGACAAGATCGAGGCCTCGTACCGCGACGGCGTGCTGAGCCTGCACATCCCGGTGGCCGAGAAGGCCAAGCCGCGCAAGATCGCCGTCGGCCGCGGCGAGGCACCCCGGGCCGTCACCGAAACCGCGCGAGAGGTCGTCAACGCCTGACCGCCCGGAGGCGGGCGGCGGCCGCACGCGCCAGGCGCTTTCGCGCGCCCGTCGCCCGCCTGCGGCTCCAGGGCTCGGGCGTGCACCTCTCGCCCGGTGAGCCCAGTGAGAGGGAGGGATTGACGATGACTTGGAATCTCGACGGCCAGACCGCCAACGTCGAGCAGGCGCTGGCCGGCGGCCACACACAGCCCGCGGGCTGGTTTCGGTTCTACTTCGCCGACCAGCGGTGGGAATGGTCGGAGCAGGTGCAGCGCATGCACGGATACGAACCGGGCAGCATCACTCCGACCACCGAGCTGGTGCTCTCGCACAAGCACCCCGACGACCGGGCACGGGTCGCCGCCACGATCGATGAGATCGTCACCAACCATCAGGCGTTCAGCACCCGGCACCGGATCATCGACACCGCCGGAAACGTCCGTCACGTCGTCGTCGTCGGTGATCGGCTGACCGACGAACAGGGCGAGGTGATCGGGGCGCAGGGCTTCTACATCGACGTCTCCACCCCGCACCAGCAGGTGCAGGAGGAGATGATGAGCGCGAGACTGGCTGAGATCAGCCGGAATCGGGCCCGCATCGAACAAACCAAGGGCATGCTGATGCTGATCTACGGCATCAGCGACAGCGCGGCCTTCGAGTTGCTCAAATGGCTTTCGCAGGAAGGAAACGTCAAGCTGCGACCGCTGGCCGAGCAGATCGCCGAGGACTTCCGCGGCGCCGACGTGCCGCTGCCCACGCGGTCGGAATTCGACCACCTGCTGCTGACCGCGCACCAACGCCTGAAGGCCTCCGACACCCGCAGATGATCTGTTGCGGGCCAAGGCTTTTGGTGCTCAGTGGTCGAGCAGCGGGGCGGTCCAATGCACCCGGGTGCCGCCGCCGGGCGGGCTGCTGATCTCGCAGCTGCCGCCGAGTTGCTCGGCCCGCCGTGTCATGTTGGCCAGCCCGCTGCGACGGGTGTTGCCGGACGCGATGCCGCGGCCGTTGTCGATCACGTCCAGGGTGAACATGTCGGCGACACCGATCTGCACCGTCAGCCGCGACGCGCCCGAGTGGCGGACGGCGTTGCTGACGGCTTCGACGGTCACCGCCTCGGCGTGCTCGGCGAGCTCGGCGCCGACCGCCGTCATCGGACCGTCCATGCGCACCGTGGTGACCAGGTCGCGATTCTCGGTCAGCTCGGCGATGACCCGCTGAATGCGGTGCCGGAAGTCGCCGGCGACGGCCGCCGGGGAGCGCAGCGCGAAGATCGTGGTGCGGATCTCCTCGATGATCGTCTGCAGGTCGTCGAGCGTCCGGTTGAGCCGGTCGGCCACCTCGGGCGACCGCGCCCGGGCCAGCGTGCCCTGCAGATCCATGCCGGCGGCGAACAGCCGCTGGATGACGTGGTCGTGCAGGTCGTGCGCGATGCGCTCCCGCTCGGCCAAAACGGCCAGCTGCCGCGCGTCCTCGCGCGCCGCGGCGAGCACCAGCGCGATGGCGGCGTGGGTGGCGAAGTCGCGCACCAGGTCCAGATAGCTCTCGTCGAACGGCGGCTGCTCGGTGCCGCGGGCGATCGCGATCACCCCGACCACTTCGTCGCGGGCGCGCAGCGGCATCACGATCGCCGGTCGCCGCCCGGCATCGGTGAAAGCCTGGATGGGATAACGGAATTCGTCGGTGATCAGCGGTTCGCCGGACTTGAAGACCGCGCCGCTGGTGGAGCCGCGCACCGGGACCCGCTGCCCGAGCACGTCGGCGGCGGGCAGGCCCACCGCCGCCGAGACCACCAGGGTGTCCACCTCCGGGTTGCCGGGCTCCCCGGGGTCGGCGGGCACCAGCACGATGGCCTGTTCGGCGTCGGTCAACGCGCAGGCGCGTTCGGCGATCAGCTGCATCGGGCGCCGGTGCGGCTCGGTGCGCGACAGCAGCGCGGTGGTGATCTCGCGGCTGGCTTCGATCCATTTCACCGACATCCGCTCGCGCTCGAAGACCTGCGCGTTGTCGATGGCGACCGCCGCCGCGAAAGCCAGGGCGCGCGCGGCCATCTCGTCGGCGTCGGAGAACACCCGCGCCTCATCGACGTGGGTCAGATACAGGTTGCCGAACACCGCGCCGCGGATGGTGATCGGCACCGCGAGAAAGGCCCGCATCGCCGGATGGTGCTCGGGGAATCCGGCGGCGGCGGGGTGGGCGGTCAGGTCGTCCATCCGCAGCGCCGGGGTGTCCAGCAGGGACAGACTGAGCAGCCCCTTGCCGACCGGGTGGTGCCCGATGCGCCGCACCGTCTCGGCGTCCATGCCTTCGTGCACAAAGGAGATCAGGTTGGCATGCCGGTCGCGCACGGCCAGGGCACCGTACGGGGCCGACGTCAATTCCCTTGCCGCGCTGATGATCCGGTGCAGCGTCGCGTCGAGATCCAGGCCCGCGCCGATCTCGGCGATCACCCGCAGCAGTTTCTCGGTTTGATCGCGCGCGGCCGCCAGTTCGTCGAACCGGTTCCCGGTCACCCCGGCCAGTCCGGTGGGGTCGGCGGACGGCCGGCCTGCTGGTTGAGTTTCGACGCGAACACCGCCGCCTGGGTCCGGCGCTCCATGCCGAGTTTGGCCAGCAGCCGGGACACGTAGTTCTTGACCGTCTTCTCCGCGAGGAACATTCGCGCGGCGATCTGCCGGTTGGTCAGGCCCTCGCTGAGCAGCCCGAGCAGCGTTCGTTCCTGTTCGGTCAGGCCCGACAGCGGGTCCGCCTGCGCGGCGCTGCCGCGCAGCTTGGCCATCAACGCGGCGGCGGCCCGGTTGTCCAGCAGCGATTTCCCGGCGCCCACGTCTTTGATCGCCCGGGCCAGCTCCATGCCCTTGATGTCCTTGATGACGAACCCGCTGGCGCCGGCCAGGATGGCCTCCAGCATCGCCTCGTCGGAGGTGAACGACGTCAGCATCAGGCAGCGCAGGTCGGGATGCTCGGAGAGCAGGTCGCGGCACAACTCGATGCCGTTGCCGTCGGGCAGCCGCACGTCGAGCACGGCCACGTCGGGCCGCGCCGCCGGTATCCGCGCCTTGGCCTCGGCCACCGTGCCGGCCTCGCCGACGATCCGCAGATCGGGATCCGAGGAGAGCAGATCGCACAGTCCGCGGCGGACGACTTCGTGGTCGTCGACCAGGAACACCTTGACCATGGCGAGCCTTCCTGTCGGCAGACCAGTCCAATATCCCACATTCTCGGCTCCCTGCGGGTCGGGGCGTAACTGGTTCAACGACTTTGGTCCCGACCGCAGAGGACCTTCGGCCGCCGCGTCGACCCGGGGCCGGCCAATAGCGTTGCGGCAGTGACCCATTGCGGCAGTGATTCATTGCGGCTCAACACCGCGGGCGCGGAAAGGGACGACGCGATGCCGGTGACCGATGACGGGGTGGAGATCCTGCCGGTGCACGAGTGCTGGGATCTGCTGCGCGGCCTGACGCTGGGCCGGCTGGTCACCCACGCCGACGGTCAGCCCGACATCTTCCCGGTCAACTACGTCGTGCAGCGCCGCACCGTGCTGTTCCGCACCGCGGAGGGCACCAAGCTGATCAGCGCGGCGATCAACAACCGGGTGCTGTTCGAGGTCGACGACCACAACGTCGCCGGGGCGTGGACCGTGATCATCCGGGGCATCGCCCGCTCGCTGCGCACTACCGAGGAGATCGAGGAGGCCGAGCGCGCGCAGGTGCTGCCGTGGACCAGGTCGGAGAAGACGCACTATGTACGCATCGTTCCCGAGAGCGTCACCGGCCGCCGCTTCCGGTTCAGGTCACCGGCGGGCTGATCAGCCGACCCACTCGACGAAGTCGGCGAGGTCGCGGCGCGGGGTCGCCGGCAACGGGTCCGCGTTGATCGGCGCCCAACCCACCCGCAGCAGCATCTGCGGATGGTGGCCGTCACCGAAGATGTCGGCGCGCACCGCCGCGCGCGTCTGCGGCGTCTCCAGCGGTTCGGTGACCGGGCAGCTGGCAAGCCCCGCCGAGGTGGCGGTGAGCAGCACCACCCCGGTGGCCTCGCCGGCGCGCAGCCGCGCCAGCCGGTCGTCGTGACGGGTGCCCAGCGCGAGCACCACGGCGTTGTCGTCGCCGGCCGACGAGCCCGGCGCCATCGGCAGCGCCGCGCCGGCGAACAACCGGGTCGGGATCTTGGCGGCCGGATCCGGGAACGGGGTGTTGCGGGCGGGCACCCCGGACACCGAGAAGTAGCGCCCGCTCCAGGTGGTCAGCTCGGCCAGATAGTCCTTGGTCAGGTGGTCGCGGATCGATTGCGCGACGATGTCGTGCAGGCCGCCGACGTCCTGCACCTGGTACAGCGTCACCCCGGCGCGGGCCGCCCGGGCCGCCATCAGCGCGATGTCGCCGACCGGCACCGGCCAACAGCTGTAGTGGCGCCGGTCGGTGCGCCGGCGCGGGATCGCGGCGGCGAGCGCGACGTCGACGTAGTCGGCGGTCTGGGGCGAAAACTCAAGCGTCGCAAGGTGATCCGGGTCGTCGG encodes the following:
- a CDS encoding SDR family oxidoreductase, producing the protein MVVGASSGLGRCIGVGLAQRGDRVALLARRRQRIEAAAADAGPGAVAIECDVTDQASCASAIGEAADALGGIDNIVYTPAVGPLVRMVDTDADTWRRIFDTNVIGASLVTAAAVPHLSASAGKAVYLSSDAGAFGPPWPGLGAYGVSKAALERLVEAWRAEHPDIGFTCLIVGECAGGEGDGQTGMNQGWDMDLAMKAVPLWSSRGCMPGKLMPVEDLIDVVHTILRTNASTSMPLVVARGAPASQAAFAEANQS
- the glgX gene encoding glycogen debranching protein GlgX encodes the protein MTSAKAAAPTPTGEVWPGKAYPLGASYDGAGTNFAVFSEVAERVELCLFDGDGTESRVALPEVDGFVWHAYIPGIEPGQRYGYRVHGPYDPAAGQRCNPNKLLLDPYSKAIDGTFEWNQSLFGYNFGDPDSRNDDDSAPSMPKSVVINPYFDWGNDRPPDHHYADTVVYEAHVKGLTQTHPDIPEQMRGSYGAVAHPVIIEHLQSIGVTAIELMPVHHFANDSTLIEKGLSNYWGYNTIGFFAPDTKYSSAATPGGQVQEFKAMVRSLHEAGIEVILDVVYNHTAEGNHLGPTLSMRGIDNAAYYRLVDDDKRYYMDYTGTGNSLNVGHPHALQLIMDSLRYWVTEMHVDGFRFDLAATLAREFYDVDRLATFFELVQQDPTVSQVKLIAEPWDVGPGGYQVGNFPPQWTEWNGKYRDTVRDFWRGEPATLDEFAYRLSGSADLYEHTGRRPVASINFVTAHDGFTLRDLVSYNEKHNEANGEDNNDGESHNRSWNCGAEGPTDDEQVNALRARQQRNFLTTLLLSQGVPMICHGDELGRTQNGNNNGYCQDNELTWIDWANADVDLLAFTRVVSALRAEHAVFRRRRFFSGKPVGRRGQDGLRDIAWFTPDGTEMTDEDWGANFAKSVTVFLNGHGIPDRDARGQRLLDDPFLLCFNAHHESIEFTLPPKEFGASWQVVVYTGPEETTPADEVPGAGVLNVDAHTAVVLRAPDGG
- a CDS encoding zinc-dependent alcohol dehydrogenase, which codes for MKAVTWHGKRDVRVDSVPDPKIEQPTDAIIEVTSTNICGSDLHLYEILGAFMKPGDILGHEPMGVVREVGTETGDLRVGDRVVIPFQICCGSCYMCGQQLYTQCETTQVRDQGMGAALFGYSELYGEVPGGQAELLRVPQAQFTHIKVPVGPPDSRFVYLSDVLPTAWQAVAYADIPDGGTVAVLGLGPIGDMAARIADHLGYRVIAVDLVPERLGRAAQRGIHTIDLARLDAGLGDAIRDLTDGRGADSVIDAVGMEAHGSPAAKLAQQVAGVLPDALGKRLMQTAGVDRLSALYSAIDAVRRGGTISLIGVYGGMADPLPMLTLFDKQVTLRMGQANVKRWVDDIMPLLTDDDPLGVDDFATHVLPLERAPHAYEIFQKKQDGAVKVILKP
- a CDS encoding NAD(P)/FAD-dependent oxidoreductase — its product is MTSIVIVGSGFTGFTCARRLAKTLRRAPVDITMISPVDYMLYTPLLPDVAGGVVDARFVAVPLANSLRGVHAVRGRVDAVDFAGRTLTYRDPEERSHSMSWDRLVLTPGSVTKLFDVPGLARHARGLKTTAEALYLRDHFVEQLELANIEDDPRVAAARRTVVVVGASYSGTELVAQLRALADAAARQMGFDPGAVRFLLLDLAEQVMPEVGKKLGDAALKVLRRRGIDVRLGTTLKEAHADHVVLSDDSRIDTHTIAWVTGVTGAPLIQDLGLPTEKGRLKVQPDLQVPGHPGVFAAGDAAAVPDLTQPGKITRPTAQHATRQGKVLARNVAASLGHGSAKEYKHRNLGLVVDLGPRYAVANPLNIHLSGLPAKAVTRGYHLYAIPRGVNRWAVSLAYLTDALFARSVVSIGLSSEDDAQFTASEGIPMPKTG
- a CDS encoding DUF1360 domain-containing protein, encoding MGELADTGAQVVDGARREAQAYRGDNPRPLGGYLAVLVVYGLVVTAATLAALASGRSLPTRWRAQDLLILTLGTHKLSRTLTKDAVTSPLRAPFTHYAGTGGPAEVQEEVREQSQLRHSLGELLTCPFCLDMWVATGFAIGLVFAPRYTRLVAGVFSALTGADFLQLGYAIAQQAAQG
- a CDS encoding MerR family transcriptional regulator codes for the protein MADRRGNAGAPASDQGVYGISVAAELSGIAVQSLRLYERHGLVTPARSRGGTRRYSADDLARLKRISKLVDAGVNLAGVARILALEDDNATLSAANTDLRSTNRALREAAKTADGDAATG
- a CDS encoding Hsp20/alpha crystallin family protein, which encodes MLMRSDPFRELDRLTNQVLGTATRPAVMPMDAWREGEHFVVEFDLPGIDAESLDIDIERNVLTVRAERPALDPNREMLATERPRGVFSRELVLGDNLDTDKIEASYRDGVLSLHIPVAEKAKPRKIAVGRGEAPRAVTETAREVVNA
- a CDS encoding PAS and ANTAR domain-containing protein — translated: MTWNLDGQTANVEQALAGGHTQPAGWFRFYFADQRWEWSEQVQRMHGYEPGSITPTTELVLSHKHPDDRARVAATIDEIVTNHQAFSTRHRIIDTAGNVRHVVVVGDRLTDEQGEVIGAQGFYIDVSTPHQQVQEEMMSARLAEISRNRARIEQTKGMLMLIYGISDSAAFELLKWLSQEGNVKLRPLAEQIAEDFRGADVPLPTRSEFDHLLLTAHQRLKASDTRR